GTCAAAATTCCAAAGTATACGCTCGCACCCACGCCCACTTTCTTCCAATATACTACGATATAAATTTATGTTACTATATGTGCGACAGTTTCTACTGCAGACGTGGATTGAGAACACGTAAAGTTTGTGCTGGGTAGAAATTGAAAGGATATCCCCTTAACGGCTGTGCTACCGTTTATGTTCGTCCTTATCCTCTCCTGTTAAACTGTTATAAAAATCGTTACATATCTTGCATTCTGTGACCAAGTATTTGTTGGCCTTAGATTTATATTAGGGCCATTGCAATTAAACTGGCTTCAGTTCTCAATGAACGAAGGATTTTTGGCACGCTAAAACTGGTGTGAAGGTATTGCACATTCAAATAGGCtcttttattgatttgTCTTGAAAGCTTTTGGAATAAGATCTAGAATAAGGACTACCCGAAAAAGAACAGGATACCCAGTAAAAACGCTATTGGGTACCTAGAGAAGCTGGTTTGTCACTGTCCACACAAAATGCCCTAATAACATTCTGAAAGGTTCTGACCGTACATCTTCGCCTGCGGTTGCATTGAGGTCGCCTCGGTCATAAAGTGAATATGCGACCCGATGGTTGCTCAAATGTTAAATGCaggtaaaaaataagaCCCCAGGAATTAAATAGTAAgatttaatatatatatatataacgGGCACAATTCGTTCATCAAACATGCAGCGGAGTTTCAAATTTGCTATAATATAGAACATGTTTAATTCAACCAATCGAAACGTACAGGCGCACACTATATTCAAGCAGTAAAACTACTATCTGAACATTGAGGTcgaatatatatattatagGCATAAAATCTCCTACCAAACTTGCATCAAACCTCTAAAATTACTATTATATATTCAACTTATTTAACGTGCCCAATGGAAATGCACTGGATAACCCTCGTTGCATTTATTGCTACATTCTTCAACCTAGCTGCTACCTCGATCAACAATAGTTCCCTCCCTGATGTTGATCTTACTAATCCTTTGAGATTCTTCACTAACATTCCAGCAGGACTTAATTTTAATGAAGTCATTTTTCTCGAAAGAAACGGATTCTATCTTGGTGGAATAGACTCTCCCTCAATCTACCACTTAATAAATGGTACAGCTGTGTATTTTGGGGATGTCAGAGATAATATCATGCCGGGTACAGTTGGCACTACTAGGAATGTTACAGATGTCGACTATGGCTCCTTACTGACAGAGTATGGTTATGAAGCTAATACAGATTATGTCTCGCGTTGGATCGCCACTCATGTAGTAATCTCTCCATTGAATGCTACAGAGTTTTTCCAAACACCCGTGCCAGTACCAGTGCCAGTGCCGATAACAATACTGCACCAACAGGTGAACTCAAAACTACATTAGTCAGGACCCGTTCAGCCCGTTAATCGTGGGAATCTCTGTACTGAGGGTCAACTAGTGTATGCGACTGTGATTCAGATAATACCTTAAGCGTCGAAACCTCATACCCCCTCATCTGGCTCGGGAGCCAGTatactatatatatatatatatatatatatatatatatataaattcCTAAAATACTCTCACACAGAAGCACAATAATGAGTGACGCAAATGCAATTTATGACTAATTCATCACCAAAGAGAAATATGCAGCGTTAACTCTCAATCTAAGAATATGTAACAGATTTTAATCTCACGAACTAGCGACTTTAATTGTTGTACCTTATTCCTTAGTAACGTTAGTAGTGTCTAATATTTTACTAGACGGTGCCACGATTTCAGAGATGTTAGATCAAAATTCCTTTCTTAAGAACAAGGATATGGCAAAGTATGGTAAACAAGACGTACAAGAGTGTTAAAGATAATGCATAGAACACGCTCAGTGTAAGCAAGATTAGTACAACTGCTGATCTGGAGCCAAGACAACAAATATCACATCCCGTTTGTCATGTTAAAGATAGCTTATCATAAGTTAGCTGAGACACTCAACCTcatataaaacaaaaactgATTATTTTGGTGAAATAATGAATCTTAAAGCTTGATAGTATTTGTATTGAATTACTACTCACAAACTATTTAAAACATCAAGCCAAATATATGCGGAGCACAGAGAAATATTTGTGAATTATATCTTTTGTTGGAAAGACAAGCAACTATCCTAGCGACATTAGGATTGCCAAGACATCCGGTTTTATTCAGACCCTTACATCAGCAGCAGCACGTTCCATCTTTTCAAACTTCCTGCCAAACATTTATGAAGACATGAAACTCTAAAATGTCATCTATTTATAGTAGTCATATTactattatattattacaTGCGGTGTAAGAAGATGACATAGGATTGGGACACAGTCATCGAACTTAATGGACgctgaagtgcaaggattgataatgtaatgggataatgaaacatataaaacggaatgaggaataatcctaatattatcatgtagaaatatcgattccattttgaggattcctatatcctctaggagaacttctagcATATTCTatatacctaatattattgtcTTTGTGAACAATGGATTCCCACaaattatctcaaaattcacaAATATCTCATTCTCGCATTCCAACAGTTATGTTACTCATTCTATTCGTTTGTTATGTGTGTTTTATGAACGTTTGGGATGACGTATTGTCATACTGACGTATCTTattttgagatacaacATAGTTGTATTTTTAGCCTCCTTAGCTTAGTGGTAGAGCGTTGCACTTGTAATGCAAAGGTCGCTAGTTCAATTCTGGCAGGTGGCATTATACCggtattattttttttccctttgtTCTTATTTCTCTATCATTTATAACtttatgattttttaaaggTTGAATGGTCAATGTGAAAATTAAAACTAAAAACATATAGTTGACAAGTGAGAAAAAGAGCAAAAgggagaaaagaaattgttaGAATAAAACCATGCTGTTAGAATTGATTTCTTATGCAGGAACCGTTTCA
This genomic interval from Saccharomyces cerevisiae S288C chromosome VIII, complete sequence contains the following:
- a CDS encoding uncharacterized protein (hypothetical protein; conserved among S. cerevisiae strains), coding for MEMHWITLVAFIATFFNLAATSINNSSLPDVDLTNPLRFFTNIPAGLNFNEVIFLERNGFYLGGIDSPSIYHLINGTAVYFGDVRDNIMPGTVGTTRNVTDVDYGSLLTEYGYEANTDYVSRWIATHVVISPLNATEFFQTPVPVPVPVPITILHQQVNSKLH